From the Hemicordylus capensis ecotype Gifberg chromosome 1, rHemCap1.1.pri, whole genome shotgun sequence genome, the window ggaggaggagggagagaggggacaGCAGTCTCCCCCAAGTCCTTCTTGACAAACTCCTTGCctctttgctttttctttttccaaacacttactatttccccctttctctcgtTTTACATTGTCTTGGCTTTAAAACGACTAGGAGctcccagcagcctcttctcACATCTCCCGTTTCCAAAGCAGCTCGGCCTGGGAAATATTTCTCGGGGGGTGGGGCGGTTCTCGGTGTTTTAGGGAAAGGGGGTAGAAATGCTACCGAataggaggaaagaaaggagagcgAGAGGAAGCGTCTCAAGCTTTTTCTTACCCCCTGAAGATGACCTGATGGGAGCTGAGAGAAATGAAGGAATTGGGGGAAAATACTCTACACAGAGATTGCAAAAGCTGCAGTGTAAATAAAGAGAGCAAACACTTAAGAATTGGTTGGGAACAAaaccagccaggaagaggaggaagaaaagtgTTTTTGCTGGTCAGTCAACTCGCGAGCGGCTGCTGGGATAAGGTCATTGTTGCAAAAATAAACTAATTTGAAACTAACCCCAGTGAATGAACTCAGTCGGAGGGgaaacagaaatggggtggggttggggtgggaggcaaggGAGAGAAGCGACTACAGACACCCCCCCGTTTCAACCTTCTGTTGCTCAAACATACCAGCATGAAATCCACGTTTTAAGCCGGGAAAGGCCGCTGGACGGAAGGAGCTGCGGgagagccagccaatcaggcggcggcggctgctgcgtGCTGGGGCCGTGACAAGGCAGGGGGCCGGTACAGAAAGCGCAGGATGGGTGGATAACGCATCCCTCCCCTTGCTCAGGAGTGGGCCATGTGGGCGTGTCGTGGCTCGTTTTGAAGCCCATTAACCCTCGAAGATGCCCCTTCTGGAAGAGGCCAATCTGGCCAATGGCTTGAGCCCGCCCACCAGAGCAGCAGGAACATGCATGGAAATATTAGCCTAAAATAGGTAGCGAGGAGGAACGGAAGGAGAAGAACCTTTGGTGCTTTTCGAGCTTGGTGGGTAGAGCGGACGGAGCGGTGCCCCTGATGCGCCCCTCAAGCTCGTCGCCgcagctgcagctcctcctccctcgtcgtcctcctcccttcccctcgtaGCGTGCGTGCAGCAGCGCTGGATCCTCCTGCTGCTCTCGGTCACGCGGTCGGCTGTCGCAACCTGCACGGCTGCGCAGCGCACTCCCGGGGAGCGTTGGGAGGCCCGGTCCTAAGAGCGCCTCCGCTTGCGATTGCAAAAAGCCTTCGGACGCCGCGGAGACGGAAGTCCCACGCCCAGGGGCCGAGAAGAACCACCGGACTCTCAAAGCGAGCCTCGCCTCGCCGCTTTGCTAGCAGCAAGCCGCAGCTTCGGAACCAGGGAACTTGCCGGCTCCCCCTGTTCccagaaaggcaggcaggcggagCCTCTCCTGTCCTGTCCCCCTCCCGCGCCGCGCCGGCGGACCAGCTGACAGCCTCCGATGTGAAGGCCGGCGCCGAGGAGGATCGCCCCTGCCGGACATGgctgaccggcagcagcagcaggacgccGCGCTTCGGGGGGAGTTGGAGGAGCGCCTGCGAGGCCTGGGCATCCAAGCGCTGACCGTGGAGCACCCCGAAGTGAGCGGACTCGGAGGCGCAGcctgggaggtggcggcggcttcTAAGGGTCCCTGAGAAGCTTTTCCTGGAGATTTccagtaatccccccccccaaaaaaagcttcTTACAATATCTAGCCATTAAACTCCCCAGAATGGCTTCCACTAGGctcctggagggttggcagccCCACCTGAATGCAGAGGCGGCGAGTAGGCAAAGAGGGCACTTGCCACCCCGTGGCTGCGGATGGCTTCCTCCAGTTCGCGCGTCTTTCCCTTCCGGCTTCCAGAGGGGGGGCTCGCGCTTCCTTGCgggtgctgcttggagcagcaggggctgacccccccccccatctgcgtGCACATTGCTGATTTTTTATCATCTGGACGCCTTGGCGGAGGAGAACGGCCCTCtggacatgctcagaggcatttcCTGCAGGCTTTGCTTCTGGCGTTGTTAGCGGGGACTGGGCTAACAGGTGCAGGAGAGGAATTCGATAGGCAAACCAGCGCTGTGTGTGGGGAGCGGGGGgcgggcgtagctataattgaaggaaagggttcaaagaacacctgcctccagctgcatccctccctgttttcttcattatctccctcagtctggggggccgccagaaagagggatgaacacggccccctctcccctagcttcgCCCCTTGCCCTTGTGTCCGTCCTTGCACAGCAGTGAAGAGGGGGGAAACCGTGTTGAATGTCTGGTTGTGCTATAGCTGTTAATCTAAAGCACAAGAGCCATGCCGGAAGTCAGGCCCTAGAATGGAGCAGGTGTTCTGGGTCTTGTATCAGTTTGGCTTCCTAGAATGAAGAACTGGCacacacaaccagtgttccctctagcagggatttccaggtgttgattacaactcccagaatttccAGCAGCAAAGGCTTtggcttgggaattatgggagttgtagtcagcatgggagttgtgggagttgtagtcaacaaagcTGCAAAGGCTTTggcttgggcattatgggagttgtagtcaacatcatccaataacccctgttagagggaacactgcacacaaCTGTCTTTGGGAGTGCGCCATGAAACTGCAAAGCAGACTTCTGGCCCATCTAACCCAAGGTTGTCTGCCtagttggcagcagctcttctgggTCTTGGGTAAGGGACCTTTAGCCTTGCTGTTGCTTGAGATTATTTGACTCTAtttgccaaggattgaaccgggGATTCTTGTCCTTgcagagcaggtgctctgccattgagGGCCAAGTTACATTTACATTAGTGATGAGCTTGCCCGAGCATCAGtgttctaattcttttcatctgtgtgaggagtaaattttgttctgggccaccctgagAGGGATCAAAAATCGCATtagcgtgtgcacatgcatgccttagagggaacaccgccTAGCATGTGTAGTTTTCCTTTCCTCTCAGTTCAGGATGATGATAGCAGCAGAAGGGCTTGCTTGTCCCTCAGCCTGaatggaggaaggaggaagacatTGCAACCCCTTCTCACttcctgctctgtgttttattgtatttcctTGTCTGCCAATGTGGAACAAAGATGGGGAATATTGCCTTGTTTCCTCCTTGAGGATCAAAGCTAGAGATGCTTCAAGAATGCAGGTGCTGTGGATAGTATTACAATGCACCAGGGAGAAATCCATCTGTGGCAAGCAGTTGTTAATGccacacctgttgaatttctgcctgtagaTTTACTAGACTATGTGGCATTTTTGGGAAACACGGTTGGgtagatcttatttatttacatttacattagaTGCATCACCTGAAATTATTCAGGTACATCTGTACTAAATGATCTGAGAAGCTGTGTCTGCTGAATTTTTTtagctccatcatggaactcaaggtggcatcCATTGGGTTCCACAGTGATCTTCCATCCAGGCATTAACCAGACCTGAGCTTACTTAGCTTTAGTAAGGtgactgtatcatgtgccctcagcCCATAATGTTGTTTTCCAATGATCTTTTGTAGGTGTTCACAGTTGAAGAAATGATGCCCCATGTACAACATCTGGAAGGTGCTCACAGCAAAAACCTTTTCCTTAAAGACAAGAAGAAAAAAGGTTTCTGGTTGGTGACCGTTCTGCATGACCGGCAAATCGATTTAAACGGCTTGGCGAAGAAACTGGGCGTTGGAAGTGGGAACCTGCGCTTTGCTGATGAGGCAGCCATGTTGGATAAGCTAAAAGTTGGTCAGGGCTGTGCGACTCCTTTAGCTCTTTTCTGTGACCAGGGTGATGTGAAGTTTGTATTGGATGCTGGCTTTCTGGAGGGAAGTCACAAGAAGTTGTATTTTCACCCAATGACTAACTCGGCAACCATGGGACTACATCCAGAGGACTTCCTAAAGTTTCTGAAGTCCACAGGACATGAACCCATAATTGTGCATTTTGATGAAAGCGACAAGTAGCTTAGTTGTACACCAccatttttgtatgttttgttcTGTGGCAATTGTGTTAAATGCAATAAAACAGTTGTCCTATTAAATATTTGTCTATATTGTAGAGAGAGAAGCCCTATTGCATGCTGTGGTTCAATACACGAACAATCTGtgtacagaacataagaacagccctgctggatcatgcccaaggctcataagaaacataagaacagccctgctggatcaggctcaaggcccatctagtccagcatcctgtttcgcacagtggcccaccagatgccactggaagccacaggcaggagttgagggcatgccctctctcctgctattactcccctgcaacaggtactcagaggcattctgcctctgaggctggaggtggcctataggacTCTGACTAATAGCAATTGATAGATctctctatgaagttatccaaagccctcttaaagccatccaggttgttggccgtcaccacatcctgtggcagagagttccacaagtggatcacacgttgtgtgaaaaagtacttccgtttgttggtcctagacctcctggcaatcaatttcatggagtgacccctggttctagtgttgtgtgagagggaaaagaatatctttctctccactttctccacaccatgcatgattttatagacctccatcatgtctccccgcagtcgtcttttttctaaactaaaaagcctcaggtgttgtagtcttgccttgtaagaaaggtggctcatcttgtccagcatcctgtttcgcatagtggcccaccagatgctgctggaagccacaggcaggagttgagggcatgccctctctcctgctgttactcccctgcaactggtactcagaggcatcctgcctctgaggctggaggtggcctataggacTCTGACTAATAGcaattgatagatctctcctctatgaagttatccaaagccctcttaaagccatccaggttgttggctgtcaccacatctcgtggcagagaattccacaagttgattatgtgttgtgtgaaaaagtacttgtttcttggtcctagatttcctggcactcaatttcatgggatgacccctggttctagtgttatgggagagggaaaagaatttctctctatccactttctccacaccatgcatgattttatagacctctatcatgtctccctgcagtctttttactaaactaaaaagccccaggtgttgtagccttgcttcataaggaaggtgctctaggcccctgatcatcttggttgccctcttctgcaccttttccagtacaacaatgtccttttttagatgtggtgaccagaattgtacacagtactccaagtgtggtcacaccatagttttgtataagggcattataatattagcagttttatttgcaatccccttcctaatgatccctagcatggaattggcctgttttacagctgctgcatattgagttgacactttcaacaagctgtccaccatgaccccaagatccctctcctggttagtcaccaacagctcagatcccatcagcatatacttgaagtatACAGTGTATACATATACACATCTGGACACACAGGTACTCACACattagcctcattcagatgttataaaatcgCCCCGCTGTAGCCATGTGcagtggggcaaagggggaggaagtcctacTCCCCATGTGTCCATCAGCAATGTGCTTGATCCAGTCTTGTAATCATGGAAGTGCCTGCCATACATATTGGGTTTttctctcttcagacaagccccactgtaagtGCGAGTAGTGGGATTCACTGCTGATTGatgcggtggggggtgggacttccCCTTCACCCTGCTGCACATGGCTACAGCAGAATGATTTTATAATAGCTGAATGAGGCTATTATTGAATGTATGAACAGCAGTACACTACTTAGCAGTGTCTTGAAGGGTCTAtagtactcaggttcactttcaaaatgactGCCTTTACACAAAATATCTGTATGAGTACAGACACCCAAATGCACACATAATAGGGCTATACTGTTTCAACATTGCAGACGATCTTTTTTAGTTGAATATTATAACTCTAGCTTTGGGACGTGTTTGATAATGCTTGTTCCCAGCTGCACCAGTCTATGTGAGACAGCCATAGATCAGTAGTAGAGTACAGTACATGTTTTTGCGTGTATAAGACCCAGATTAAATTCCTAGCAACCAAGGTTGGCAGATGCCCCTCATTCAAAAGCATCaaaagggccttgggcctgatcccgcagggctgttcttatcatgGCTCTAGCCAGTGTATTGGGTATGAGAAGAACTAGCAAAATGCCAATTATTGGCGGCTGGTGTATGTTTGGAGGAAAGACTTTTATGTTGCAAGGCTTCCAGGGAGTCAATGAGGGCTGCCCGACACAGTACCAGTCTGGAGGGAGTCCGCACCAGATTGTAGCCTCTCAGTGCAGTTCTTTGGTTCCCCCCATAGGAGTGAATGGCAACAGTTAACTTATACTGgagaaagtatgtgtgtgtgcatgcattcaaGGACAATGTTGGGAGAGGGGCTAAACTACTCCCTGCCCCCGATGACCCTAACCTGTAAGAAGCCAGCCTACTACTTCATCTGCCCAGCCCCCGACATACATGTTAGATTACAGTAATTCAATTTTTCCTCAGTCAGCCAATGTCCCAGCTGCTGCATTTGTCAGCAGAACCTTCACGAGGCCAATCTATGGTTTATGCAGCCAGCATTTTGTCCTCTCAATAGCAGTGCTTGAAGTAGTAAATGAGCTGGAATGGGAGCATATAGTGGGCCAAAGGTTCTTTTAGCTCAGTATCGTGTTTCTAGCAGAGGGCAGCTAGATTCTTCTAGGAAGCCCATGAAAGCAATAGACCTCATGGCTTTTTGGGTCCCTTGCAAAGATGTACAATACTTGGAACCTAAAAGTTCCATTTAGCAATGGTGACTAGTGAAATGATCTTTTATGAATTTGCCAGATCCCTATTGAAAACCATGGCGTTGAGTCTATGCATGCAGCAGAATAATGTGGGAATACACTGAAAGATTTCTGAGGTGGTagataggacgctgccttatactgagtcaaaccatcagtccatctagc encodes:
- the LOC128323310 gene encoding prolyl-tRNA synthetase associated domain-containing protein 1-like, producing the protein MADRQQQQDAALRGELEERLRGLGIQALTVEHPEVFTVEEMMPHVQHLEGAHSKNLFLKDKKKKGFWLVTVLHDRQIDLNGLAKKLGVGSGNLRFADEAAMLDKLKVGQGCATPLALFCDQGDVKFVLDAGFLEGSHKKLYFHPMTNSATMGLHPEDFLKFLKSTGHEPIIVHFDESDK